The proteins below are encoded in one region of Sminthopsis crassicaudata isolate SCR6 chromosome 1, ASM4859323v1, whole genome shotgun sequence:
- the CARTPT gene encoding cocaine- and amphetamine-regulated transcript protein encodes MESSRLRQLPLLGATLLLLLLGASCQEDSGLQPRALDIYSTVEDTSHEKELIGALQEVLKKLKSKRIRIYEKKYGQVPKCDAGEQCAIRKGARIGKLCDCPRGTSCNSFLLKCL; translated from the exons ATGGAGAGCTCCCGCCTGAGACAGCTACCTTTACTGGGTGCCACTTTGCTGCTGCTCCTTCTCGGAGCCAGCTGCCAAGAGGATTCCGGTCTGCAGCCTAGAGCTTTGGATATCTACTCCACAGTGGAGGATACTTCTCATGAAAAGGAACTG ATAGGAGCTTTGCAGGAAGTCCTGAAGAAGCTGAAAAGTAAACGCATCCGGATCTACGAGAAAAAGTATGGCCAGGTCCCTAAG TGTGATGCTGGAGAGCAATGTGCAATAAGGAAAGGAGCCAGAATTGGGAAACTCTGTGATTGTCCTAGAGGAACTTCCTGCAATTCCTTTCTCCTGAAGTGCTTATAA